atttaacgtTGTCATATAAACCATGTAAAATTGTTCtaagttaaaacttaattaatataccttaaaaacaatttggataataatccaaatatatagaatatattttaataatattaccataacaGGTAGATTGGCGGAAACGAGAatcaaaccttttttaaattgacGGAAACGGGCGATGGCAGAAATGGTAATTTAAAGTTTTGGTGGAAATGGAACATGCCCTATTTTGTAAAACCATCTACGTATGTcactgataaaataaattaatatcaagaTTCAAAAATCTTGATGTCTTAGTGCAGTCTGTAGTTTTGGATGGGTATTACGATAAAATGATTtgatgtaaatatgtataatagtcaTTGcttgaaatagaaaaaaataagaagagGTATGCAAaagtataacaaaaatgtacgtatttgaatatttgaatatttaaatgtcttattgataattataagtcacacataaatcattttttaaaaataaaaggagATTCGCCTCACTCCCCCCTTGCTCCACTTTTTTCAAGCACTGAACTAATAGTGTATATTTGtcgatattatagatatatctatatgtacatataagATATCATTTAAACCTGTTAGTTCTTACATTTATCAACTAATTTCGACCCAatgaaaagttttaattaaaatacagtaattaaatatatgtattatatacgtattactCACTTAATGCTTTTgtcataaaaagaaaatatattttaaatcattcacataatttttttattattttattataagtttacaatattgattatacgagtagtatattatataatattgtaacgctGAAATAGTTAtgagtgataaatgataatgctcCGAGGTATGCAGCAACTCTTCCTTGATTAAAACTGAATAACGCACTAACGCATTTCCTATACACACTAAAAATTGATCTACTTTAATGAAAACTTCAATCGAACTATCGTTTTAAATAGTAACCACCGTGTTCTtatagtgatttaaaataaatatttacaaactaagttttgattaaaaaatacatcataaaatgGAAGTACAAATATTAGTAGTAAATAGCCAAATAAGTATACATTAGGtatgtgataatatataatattttatattagtatactactTATATATTCGTGCCTACTGaagttaacatttaattttacatacagGAATCTATATTCTTATATAGTTTGACAGAAAATCGATTTAGATACATATTTTCGAGTAACGATGcattcataattcatatcaaCGGGGTGTATTagagtttaattttttcaacaatacCTACacgatttaaataatacaaacgtACTAAATTGTTTACTATTCGTATAATACGTGTCACGAAatgatgaattaaattatattactgatTTATTACTGattccataaatatattatattatattataaaaaaattagcatctgttttattatagtttagaaatttacttactaaaaaaattaaagccgGATACAAGAAGCAAAAATACGTTATCAATCTCACTATTGctatattttagcatattaatgtaaaaacaaaaatacacttAACGTAACCACGGTGAACTCAGCAGTATCTGATGGCCCAGACCTTTTAGCAACGGTAAATCTGATAACATTTATCAAGACcacacaattttgttttaaaatacagcCATGTAATTTTGATTGTAACAGACATGCAATGGTTTCAAGTTGCAAAAGCttgtataccaataatataatgatgtgaATGAGTACAAATCAACTCGAAACCGGTAGACATCATTTTTCACGCTAACCACGTttgttatacgtataatatagtctCATGATGAaatagttttctatttttttttacatcattaataaatatacgatataggtaatatttggTACAATAATAAACCTATGCACCTAAACTGTAGAAATTAGtttgtgaaaattatttgattactaTTAAACTCTTCGTCAATGAAACGTTTGGTTCGTAAAGTGATacgattaataatacatatttatgatataatatagtattttaatagtaattaggtacttatacgatcaagcccggattaaggcattttgaggcccaggggccaacattttaaatgaggcccccgtacgaaaaaaaaaaattaatgtatattataatgtgttccggagtgaagtcaaataaaaataaaattatgtcaaaatgttaaaaagttttgaagatacataaacaaatgcgtgatatgcatggttttgataaaaaaaattaattgcccataactaaaaaaataaaaaagttaaattcaatctttaaagggtatttattcatcatttttggtatactttcatagttttatatgacgttggccggtcacttcaccctggaacgtattatatattattcaatattaggtacctgatataataaatataatatatagatattaggtatatagtaataaataatgaataatgtatcactttatttataaattataatttacaagcttttttcctagctaaataatcattgattttttttagatgatttatttagtgtacatagcctataacgaaaaaagtaatggacaaattagaggcccctaaataaattctaagtatcgaggcccgggggccatggcccctccTGCCCCCCCCCTCAATCCGGGCTTGTATACGATCTTGTGATTCTTTTTCGTTAGATGGCGCAAGGGGAAAATGTTGTTATTGGCATCGCTTTNNNNNNNNNNNNNNNNNNNNNNNNNNNNNNNNNNNNNNNNNNNNNNNNNNccgggggccatggcccctccTGCCCCCCCCCTCAATCCGGGCTGTATACGATCTTGTGATCTTTTTCGTTAGATGGCGCAAGGGGAAAATGTTGTTATTGGCATCGCTTTCGTGTTGGATCATTTTTACGTTGCCGTTGGGATTCATACAGCCACCGGCCACTCGAtgtattgtgaaaaaaaacGCGTCCACTTATATGTTGGAAACGCCCATGGCACCCAAAGTGTACAAGCGGGATGTGTCTTCTGTGACGGATTTCATTAAATATGATCAAGACATTAACGATTTCGAAGTCCCAGACTTGTCCACGCCTGTGATACGCCGGACTCGTGGCGTGCGACCAAGGTTTACGGCCGGCCGGTCACCATTGGACGTGAAGTTCGCCTCCAACTACAACGAGAAACAGCATTACAACTTGGTTATGCCTATTTACAGCCACATCGTGTATACGATAGAAGTAAGTAACTCCTAGGCCAAACGATAAAATAAGATAACTGAAATTATTTCACCGTAAAACTTGGTTTGTTTTTGTCGTTTAAAATTCGGTTGAAAATCTTCAGGCACTCTAACGAAAAtagagaaatatataattttttaggcaatttaaaatatgtgtatctTATAAAACGCAATACATTTTTGACagcatagatataatatatatgattttcTACGAGACATTAAAATTACTTCATCTTTAACCTGACACATTTGATCTAACTAATGAAGGTGTAAAGCTCAATTATTGGTGTTTAGATAACAGgtactcattattttaatacacttaattgtgcaaacattttgttttgaaatccCTATTTATGCTGgtgttgaaatttaatattgtcaCGCTATCAAGTTTTAATGATCTAACAAAAATGACAAGGCTCTTGACCTCATATATCGAGTGAcatttgagtacctacctagtacctactacatactGAAAGGCGTAACAACGTTAAAATGGCTTTGTGTTTTCAGAAAAactataagtacttaaaaaagggttagttttaggtattttattacctagattttcttttctatatttatgtgatatgattaattttcaaAAGGTTTTTCATTTTAACATAACCACTAAAAGGTTCGtgcaattgttaattttattaatctacccgaaaaaaaaaatttatatactaCCTACCTGTCTTACCCGGCATTGCCCGAGGATAAATGAATCCGATGAGAAATCCACCTGCGGCGgatagaaatatgtaattttttttcttacatgaACCAACTGCATATATGAATATGCggttatcattttaatattattaatatacggaAAGCCATCCTAAACCTTCCTTAATATGTCAAAATCAGTCGAGTATTTTTCGATTCTATAAGCCTTAGTAATACACTTTGccttttgtacaatataatagctGTTGCCCGTACTtctattataatactcttaCGATCTGGGATCCTAAATAATACGTGGGCAAAATGTTGTGCCAATCGATCAAAAACTGTGGATTTGTACGTGCGTCATTTATAGAAATAACCCGGCTTAGTTATTGGGTATTTTATTTGGATATTTAAGATATAAACAGCTGTACACgggtatcaaaataatttttagtaattacgATTCGATAATCACATGTAATTATATGTAGTTGGTATAGAATGTTTGAATTCTTACAATCTTTTTAATTTACGATTCCTCAACAATTACCTGAGtatgtaaactaaaaaaaactattatccccctaccaaaataaaattggaaaagcatcaacgaaaaaatatatcaatcaaTCAAACATAACTTTTTTTGACCAAATTAGTGGAATATATTTTGATCGAATTATAAACACATACCTCTTAAGGGTTGGATAAAGATGTTAACcacagtttatattttgtacacttaCGCCAATTTTCCCGCTTTTTCATAGACGCATCTAGTTGGGTAAGATGTAACTATAAGCACtcgaaataatgataattttaataacacaacatatttactgaaatatctgggaaaaataaatttttactaaCCTAACAAAATACCACGCCAACAATGTTTGCGGTTTGCATGTTGTAGgctatatagacattttaaatcatttatagaTTGGTCCAAATCggtttataaatgttgtaatatcatgtaaaaatatGGTCCAAATGGATCacaaaaattgttcaaaaagttttttttattaaattggtcCAAATGAGATCTCCCAAAAAACTGAGAAATaactttgtaaatatttaataaattttgttaattcgactataaataattgtataatagtatcgaaaagacaataatatttaaattaaattctttaaattcTGTTTGTACAACGGCAGCTCTTATGTTAAGACataactatatgtctatatactatgcaatataagtatacctaatgagtatattatagtaatgatagaaattaaataaaaaatttactttcgTCACATCAATAACGGGACACGTATTTGTTTTCCTCAGGATATAGAGAAAGTGTTCTTTCTTCTATTGCTTCTAGTCATGATAGGTGAGTTCTTCAGCGCTCCAGCCATCACGTTGGCTGACTCGGCCGTTATCACGCTGTTGGGTACGGACGCCGACAAATACGGACACCAGAGAATGTTTGGCTCGTTGGGTTGGGGCCTGGCCATGTTTTTCGTGGGCATAGCACTTGACCATTCAACCGCTTTTCCGGATCATCCATGCGATGGGCCACAGGACCGCGAGAAGAATTACACTATTTGCTTTGCCACGTTTTCCGTTCTTATGGGCGCCGCCCTGATCACTGCCACGCAGATGAACTTCCGGTACGAAGATACGACGGCTGAGACAGAACAGACGGAAATGATGATGGAAAAGGGAGCCGCTCCGACCCGGGACGATTATCTACAACAGGAGTTAGCGCAACAGTTGAATCTCCCGTCCTTGGCGCCCAACGTCGCGGGTTTGCCTCCCAGACCCCCGGATCTCCCGGAAACCGTTGGTGGAGAGTCGAGTTTAAAGGTAAGTCGATAACTACCCTGCATACTTggactaaaattgtttttttaaatattaataatgaatattttaacaaaacaaaaattaatatcttaGAGTATTCGAACACTTTATGATAATAGTATTCCCATGGTTATTAATTTGTCAatcgtttattattttgcatgttagtattttataaattaatatttaattaagttaataataattatattatgtcttcgtgcttacataatttttaacccGATTTTAAAACGCAATATAGAAAATTACTTGATTAATAAcaagatttaattaatatacctaattcatgaataatataatttgttacacgCATGTCCAAAAAAACtacatttgtttaaatgtttCGATGCCAACATTTTTACTAAGCTATAAAACTGTAATGattttgttcaattatttactagtttttatcattgatatatatttaataatttaatgtatattgaaaaatacctaaacattatttaaataccagTGATTATGCCAACTTTTTTAACATTTGACATTAAATGTttagtatgaatttaaattttatattgatttgaaaatttgatgggtacaaacataatataatattgtaataatgtaatttataggtttgttttatgttttaaaaaccacaaaatcgcatacatttttaaagtcgATTAATTTTTAGGTGTGTTATAGTTATGCATATTTggatataaatacttttaaaatgaatattttatgataatattattttccaagtaCTTTGAATACTATGTACAAACATTccaaatattcttaaaatgcTCAAGTATTATAgtcattgattatttaaattcataaaaatatgtgcaATATGACAGAATTATAAccactatacaatttaatttagttcTGCAATTATTTTATGGCCAGTGTTTGACGatgagttttataaaaaattagtacTTTAAAAAGTAATCGGAATATAGAACTGAATCCCTACAtacaaataaagtattaaaacaatattaaagtatttaattcaGTAAGATTTAGTTactcctatatattattgtcctACATATTATCATCgcaattatgattattttaatcactCGCACATATTAcaacttattaattatgatattatatttcagacTAAAATCTTCGCTCAAACAACGAAGAAAATTCCAGAATGGATTACGGTACTGAAATATTTTGCGAACTTGAAGTGTGGATCTTTTTTGTTCGTATCGTGGTTTATGGGATTCGGTATTGGACTGATATTTACGTTCCTGTTTTGGCATTTGCAAGTGAGTGAAATATCACTGATGAACAGATGCGATCTGAAGATAGTTATGGACACCGTTATAATGTATCACAACTAATGTTTAGGATTACGGTGGATCTCCAACGCTATTCGGTGTGGCTTCAGTTATCAATCACATTTCTGAGATATTCGCGTACTTCTTTAGTTTCAAACTCATTCGCCAGATGGGACACGTCAAAGTAtgagcattttattattttacattgattgttGTAGGTGTCTATCGGCGTTCCTATTAGTCAAGATCAATTAATCGTGTTTAGGTGTTGTGTTTGGGACTCGTCGGCAACATATTGCGTTTCTTGTACATCTCTTGGCTGAAGAACCCATGGTGGGTATTACCGTTTGAGTTCATGCAAGGTAAATAATATCGTtaacttgtattattatgttagtttaCATCTTTGTAGTGACCTTAGTTTACCTATGATCGATTGTGTTGTAAACAAATTGATCTGTGGCaccattttgttatatattataatatggtataatattatagttataatatactctattccCCGTAAGTtgacccacttttttttttgcgcaCGCAGAGTATGGTGAAAACGTTGAGACAATATAGTTCACGACTGTAGTTCTACACAACAGAAATACTACGGTGTATATGTAATGAACTGTATTGTcacttaatatttaacatacgcTGCGTGCGCAAAAAAAAAGTGGATCAACTTACGGGGAATAGAGTATGGTatcatacttattataataataatattttactataattatttttagctttcattaaataaataggtaaaaaaaataattttttacaaattatgtccttatacataatacctacctattatagtaacatatttgggaaaatattcaattgttggattagatttttttatagaaaaatatacatatttctcCAGTGTTCTCTTCGTTGAGGCCTTGGTGCAGTGAAGAAGGTTGTTTAGGATTTTGAGGGCTTCGGAATATTTGGGGTAGTTGATCACTATATTATGctctattgttataatagtattatgtatgttttttttcgttttcaggCATAACCCATGCTGCAGTCTGGGCCGCTTGTTGCTCGTATATAGCCCACAATACTCCACAACAGTTGCGAAGCTCGGCTCAAGGTGTGTTGCAAGGCATCCATCATGGATTGGGCAGAGGATGTGGTGCTGTCATCGGTGGATGGTTTGTCACGTACTTCGGTAAATGTGCCAATATAGTAGCCTGACACGTGActtttaacatacaattttatttttgtgcagGAACGACGACCACGTTTAGGGGATACGGATTTGTTTGCGCGCTCGTCTTAggagcatttatttttattaatttctacagGAAAGACACTGGGTTTGTGTCGGAATTACCTGTAGCCGAAGATCCTCATCAGGTgaattatacgtatatacttcctattatgtaataaaaaggAATCCCATTTAACTTAtcagtttgtttttttaaaaccaaaactgGGTGTGGTTATTGTGTTGGTggatttttgtcaatattttatatcgggtaaattattaaaattaatatggtgGTTGACCTTTGTTTAtctttatttgtatttcaatttagtCGATTACATAAACGACTCTATTTCATTACCAACCcagcaaaatttatttttatcgataatattaggtatatataatatcttcgGTACAATGACGCACGGAATATGGAAGCGAAGGCTGCAGGATTGGTATGAAACCTCAAGTCGTTAGATTATTACTGACACAATgaaacatacaaattattaattgaacataattaattttacgttGGAATTCAAAATTACTCAATGGCCGCAGTAATTGTTAGTACCTTTAAGCTCGTGGTGGTACGCTGAGACATCAACGATTTTCTAACTAATCAAAatctatagataattatttataatgaccGTCGGCTTTCATTAATCTAATTgatgtttgaataatttatcaCTTGTCTTCTTGGACACTGGTCTTGGATATTACATTATCACGTGGCCATTACTGGATTAATTGATGTAGCTACCTACCCACCCTAAATACTTCCTAATGGGTACCTAATGAAATTAAGTTTTTGAGAAACTAATTGGAgattatgaacaaaaatgaattaacgaaagtctttttaatactataggtacctacacattatttatgatatatacgGGAGCTGATCATTTGTAAATTGATAAAgacatatttgtttaatttaatctattagGTTTACATCATTTGTAGACTTATAAAGTATGATTACAGTATATAAGAAGTGATTACACTGTAATCTGTATTCCACAGGTGGCTGAAGAAACCGCTCATTTAGCCCCGCATGGCGTACCCAGCAATCCTTTACCGAGAGGCTTGTCGAGCAACAAACTACAAGATCTGGCGACCGAAAACCATGGTTATGGCGCCACGCACACATCTGGCAGCAACTTAAATATTCCACAAGGTTCTATCTATTGTCAATATAAATCACTTGTTGATGCTATTctgtaattattagtattatggtgattattcgatttttttttgtaggcgCGACAAATCCATTCCGACAAAATAACAGCTACAAACAACCCATTAATCACGGAACCTCGTACACGGATGAgtgtatacaaaaacaatatacggTACGTCGGCAcctattaaaattcaataactaaaacataaaatgcCAATGCGATATGCTATATTGGAgatgaaattatttaacttaacgATACTAAGTATAATTCAAAGTAGAAAAAATCTATACACGTAGATATTCAAAAGTCCGGACCTCTTCTAAAAACCTTAGGATAGTAACTCAAATTTCTACGAAAAATCATATCGGTCTTAATAAACTAAGCAACTCATTGTTCgctattttattaatgaaccaacgttcatattttttttattcgtgacTTAAACATGATACACCTACATATCGTTGCCCGCCAGTTTTATGaacataagtaataatttgtTCTGATTTTTAGATGTGCAACGACTTACAGAAACATTCGATAACTTCAGAATTGATGAGTCCAGAACCACTGAAAAGAAACTCGCCGTTATACCAGTGGTAATTGTGATTCAGATGTACGCGATTCTTCTCCATTTGATCTTCTGGCGTACCGTCAGAGAAtcgtttttttcttaataatgttattgaagCGAGAAGCAACGTGGCGTTGTTTTTTCCCTGTTTTTAGTACCTAACCTACGAGTAATAAAAcaagtttgttattttatgacttttgagacttagcaataataataataataataataataaaaatattaat
This portion of the Acyrthosiphon pisum isolate AL4f chromosome A1, pea_aphid_22Mar2018_4r6ur, whole genome shotgun sequence genome encodes:
- the LOC100163370 gene encoding major facilitator superfamily domain-containing protein 6; its protein translation is MASQYEVPREARGPALAAAGVRPRVDPEALGEVDPEHYPQPKDSTNRIRGKSDIIELIFGSVDQELLTVKTFYFFFYSAFGSLFPLMGVYFKQMGMNPSQCGLLIGSRPFVEFLAAPFWGGLADRWRKGKMLLLASLSCWIIFTLPLGFIQPPATRCIVKKNASTYMLETPMAPKVYKRDVSSVTDFIKYDQDINDFEVPDLSTPVIRRTRGVRPRFTAGRSPLDVKFASNYNEKQHYNLVMPIYSHIVYTIEDIEKVFFLLLLLVMIGEFFSAPAITLADSAVITLLGTDADKYGHQRMFGSLGWGLAMFFVGIALDHSTAFPDHPCDGPQDREKNYTICFATFSVLMGAALITATQMNFRYEDTTAETEQTEMMMEKGAAPTRDDYLQQELAQQLNLPSLAPNVAGLPPRPPDLPETVGGESSLKTKIFAQTTKKIPEWITVLKYFANLKCGSFLFVSWFMGFGIGLIFTFLFWHLQDYGGSPTLFGVASVINHISEIFAYFFSFKLIRQMGHVKVLCLGLVGNILRFLYISWLKNPWWVLPFEFMQGITHAAVWAACCSYIAHNTPQQLRSSAQGVLQGIHHGLGRGCGAVIGGWFVTYFGTTTTFRGYGFVCALVLGAFIFINFYRKDTGFVSELPVAEDPHQVAEETAHLAPHGVPSNPLPRGLSSNKLQDLATENHGYGATHTSGSNLNIPQGATNPFRQNNSYKQPINHGTSYTDECIQKQYTMCNDLQKHSITSELMSPEPLKRNSPLYQW